Proteins found in one Sporosarcina jeotgali genomic segment:
- the mscL gene encoding large conductance mechanosensitive channel protein MscL, producing the protein MWKDFKEFAFKGNIFDLAIAVVIGAAFGKIVSSLVENIITPLIGLISGGIDLSSMKYPVPNTDTVITYGVFIQSIIDFLIIAFSIFMVIRLLSKFKKKEADQPDETPSIDPKEELLKEIRDLLQTQQSGTLDTSAAEKHLPPNDSAR; encoded by the coding sequence ATGTGGAAAGACTTTAAAGAGTTTGCATTCAAAGGCAACATCTTCGACTTGGCAATTGCTGTCGTTATCGGAGCTGCATTTGGAAAGATTGTTTCTTCACTTGTTGAAAACATTATTACTCCTTTAATCGGTTTAATATCTGGCGGAATTGACTTATCCAGTATGAAATATCCTGTGCCTAATACGGACACAGTCATTACTTATGGTGTTTTCATCCAATCTATTATTGACTTCCTCATCATCGCTTTTTCGATTTTCATGGTTATTCGGCTGCTGTCAAAGTTTAAAAAGAAGGAAGCTGATCAGCCCGATGAAACACCTTCAATTGATCCTAAAGAAGAACTGCTGAAAGAGATACGTGACTTGCTGCAAACACAGCAATCCGGAACACTCGATACATCTGCTGCAGAAAAACACTTGCCGCCAAATGACTCTGCTCGGTAA
- a CDS encoding S66 peptidase family protein, whose product MKISPKRLIAGDTIGIVAPASPPNQESLIRSFAFLESLGLKWKLGKHVKDVNGYLAGTDEDRLADLEEMFADPEIAGIICAGGGYGSARFAERLDYQLIQENPKVFWGFSDITYLHTAIANYTDLITFHGPMLASCVGKETFHELSAKMFRQLFEPMELHYSEAISPLETLSPGFASGELTGGNLSLLASSIGTKFEVNTKGKLLLIEDVGEEPYRVDNLMNQLRLAGKFSDAAGIIIGDFAKAEPKKEISLTLDEVFQHYTADLGKPVVSGFKIGHCEPHFAVPLGADARLDADQKTLTILPGVE is encoded by the coding sequence TTGAAAATCTCACCTAAACGACTAATAGCTGGAGATACGATTGGAATTGTTGCACCGGCGAGTCCGCCTAATCAGGAAAGTTTAATCCGTTCGTTTGCATTTTTAGAAAGTTTGGGATTGAAGTGGAAACTAGGGAAGCACGTGAAAGATGTCAATGGATATCTTGCGGGAACAGATGAAGACCGGCTGGCGGATTTGGAAGAAATGTTTGCTGATCCGGAAATTGCCGGAATTATTTGTGCAGGCGGAGGTTACGGATCTGCACGATTCGCAGAAAGATTGGACTACCAGCTTATTCAAGAAAACCCTAAAGTGTTTTGGGGATTCAGTGACATCACATACCTTCATACCGCCATTGCAAACTATACGGATTTAATAACGTTTCATGGTCCGATGCTTGCGTCGTGTGTAGGGAAAGAAACATTTCACGAGTTATCAGCAAAAATGTTCCGCCAGCTATTTGAACCGATGGAATTGCATTATTCTGAAGCGATTAGTCCCCTTGAAACCCTTTCTCCCGGATTTGCATCTGGCGAACTGACAGGCGGGAATTTATCGTTACTTGCCAGCAGCATTGGAACGAAATTTGAAGTGAATACAAAAGGTAAACTGCTCCTCATTGAAGATGTGGGAGAAGAACCGTATCGGGTCGATAATTTGATGAATCAGCTGCGGCTCGCGGGGAAGTTTTCGGATGCTGCAGGTATCATCATCGGGGACTTTGCAAAAGCAGAACCGAAAAAAGAGATTTCTTTAACGCTCGATGAGGTATTCCAGCATTATACAGCAGATCTTGGAAAGCCTGTTGTGAGTGGTTTTAAAATCGGTCATTGTGAGCCTCATTTTGCAGTTCCTCTTGGCGCGGATGCCCGGCTGGACGCAGACCAGAAAACATTGACGATTTTACCGGGTGTTGAGTGA
- a CDS encoding glycerol-3-phosphate acyltransferase: protein MTLLLLLTSYIAGNYLPALQIGKRSGAAISANGSGNPGARNAGRVFGKKAFVFVFLIDAGKGALAVWAALSLDGRAAIQLMSLAAVMLGHCYPIVHRFKGGKGAATFIGGLLIFNPVLLLPILLGFAVLYPAVKRFTAASVLSTITIIPCCFWLYDIKETLIALGIVALLLWTHRENLQTSKGRKQTR, encoded by the coding sequence ATGACTCTTTTATTATTGCTTACTTCTTACATAGCAGGGAACTATCTGCCGGCATTGCAAATAGGCAAACGCTCTGGTGCGGCAATTTCAGCCAATGGCAGTGGGAACCCAGGGGCTAGGAATGCTGGAAGAGTATTTGGAAAAAAAGCATTTGTGTTCGTGTTCCTGATTGACGCAGGTAAAGGGGCGCTGGCCGTATGGGCTGCACTTTCTCTGGATGGCCGCGCTGCTATCCAGCTGATGTCTTTAGCAGCCGTGATGCTCGGTCATTGTTATCCGATCGTTCATCGTTTTAAAGGAGGTAAAGGAGCTGCAACGTTCATAGGGGGATTGCTCATTTTTAATCCCGTATTACTGCTTCCTATTTTGTTAGGTTTTGCCGTCCTATATCCGGCAGTCAAGAGATTCACGGCGGCGAGTGTTCTTTCAACAATTACAATTATTCCTTGCTGTTTTTGGCTATATGACATAAAGGAAACACTGATTGCGTTAGGCATTGTTGCATTATTGCTATGGACGCATCGCGAAAATCTGCAAACCTCAAAAGGAAGGAAACAAACCAGATGA
- a CDS encoding MGMT family protein, with protein MNPFTEKAIKAIQSIPPGYVMTYGQVAAAAGNRRGARQVVRVLHSMSGKHNLPWHRIINAKGGISAPADAKEKGNRQRQLLEAEGIRFLPNDTIDLSTYRWLGFDGEEE; from the coding sequence GTGAATCCATTTACTGAAAAAGCGATAAAAGCCATTCAATCCATTCCGCCGGGATACGTCATGACCTACGGACAAGTAGCTGCTGCTGCAGGAAATCGCCGGGGTGCACGCCAAGTTGTACGTGTGCTCCACTCCATGAGTGGAAAGCATAATTTGCCTTGGCATCGGATTATCAATGCTAAAGGCGGAATCTCGGCCCCCGCAGATGCAAAAGAAAAAGGAAATCGTCAGCGCCAGTTGCTTGAAGCAGAAGGAATTCGATTTCTGCCTAATGACACAATTGACTTGTCTACCTATAGATGGTTAGGCTTCGATGGAGAAGAGGAATAA
- a CDS encoding C40 family peptidase, with product MESMYVCAVPVATIWTSPESVRELDEEGTANPLSMNRWIAAMTVDERFALCKEKRIQSQLLYGEPVIVESVKNGWASILAVWQKTDKDVRGYPGWVPLAQLKESQPLDNAEGVVRIDVPKCQLWHPDGSPASLVVPFNTTLPMIKKEGNWISAATPDGERLVREQDVCTASSIHHFKKQSASAAAERAIEFLDLPYFWGGMSSYGYDCSGLTYNMFKACGFFIPRDAGEQAAEGESIRLDDPAAWKRGDLLFFADEQSGNVDHVGFYYGEGQMIHATASKKGAIELCTLSETSYGNRLCAVRRYSEEAGSL from the coding sequence ATGGAGTCAATGTATGTATGTGCAGTGCCAGTTGCGACAATCTGGACATCACCTGAGTCTGTTAGAGAACTGGATGAAGAAGGAACAGCGAATCCGTTAAGTATGAACAGATGGATCGCAGCGATGACAGTTGATGAACGGTTCGCGTTGTGTAAGGAGAAGCGGATACAAAGTCAGCTTCTGTACGGAGAGCCAGTAATTGTAGAGTCTGTCAAAAACGGCTGGGCAAGCATCCTTGCAGTGTGGCAGAAAACTGATAAGGATGTGCGCGGTTATCCGGGATGGGTTCCGCTTGCACAGCTAAAAGAATCGCAGCCTTTGGATAATGCTGAAGGAGTCGTTCGAATTGATGTGCCAAAGTGTCAATTATGGCATCCGGACGGTTCGCCGGCATCTTTAGTTGTCCCGTTCAACACCACTTTACCGATGATTAAAAAAGAAGGAAACTGGATTTCCGCTGCGACCCCTGACGGCGAACGGCTTGTGAGAGAACAGGATGTGTGTACAGCATCATCTATTCATCACTTTAAAAAACAATCCGCTTCAGCAGCGGCTGAACGAGCTATAGAGTTTCTGGATTTACCGTATTTCTGGGGCGGAATGTCTTCATACGGGTATGATTGTTCCGGATTAACATATAACATGTTTAAAGCATGCGGATTTTTCATCCCAAGAGATGCAGGAGAGCAAGCAGCTGAAGGTGAAAGTATTCGACTGGATGATCCGGCTGCTTGGAAGCGCGGTGATTTATTGTTTTTTGCAGATGAACAATCGGGCAATGTCGATCATGTAGGGTTTTACTATGGAGAGGGACAGATGATACACGCGACTGCTTCCAAAAAGGGTGCCATCGAGTTGTGTACCCTTTCAGAAACGTCCTACGGGAACCGATTATGTGCCGTCCGCCGATACAGTGAAGAAGCGGGAAGCCTGTAA
- a CDS encoding acyl-CoA thioesterase — protein MIESRKMSESRTIQTKLVLPPDANHMETIFGGKVLAYIDEIAAITAMKHAQMPVVTASIDSVDFLSSAVVGDVLELEANITSTGRTSMEVFVMVHSANLLTNERKLTTESFLTMVAIGPDNRPTPVPSVVPESEGEKRLFDSAPARRLHRKQRIQLEH, from the coding sequence ATGATCGAATCAAGAAAAATGAGTGAGTCGAGAACGATTCAAACAAAGCTGGTACTTCCTCCAGACGCCAATCATATGGAAACAATTTTTGGCGGTAAAGTTCTCGCATATATAGATGAAATTGCAGCAATTACGGCAATGAAACACGCGCAAATGCCTGTAGTAACAGCATCCATAGATTCAGTTGACTTTTTATCATCTGCGGTCGTCGGGGATGTGTTAGAGCTAGAAGCAAATATTACATCAACGGGTCGTACGTCGATGGAAGTGTTTGTCATGGTGCACTCTGCGAACTTATTGACAAATGAGCGTAAACTCACAACGGAATCCTTCTTAACGATGGTCGCAATTGGGCCCGATAATCGTCCGACTCCTGTACCAAGTGTTGTACCAGAGAGTGAAGGCGAAAAAAGATTGTTCGATTCCGCGCCGGCACGCCGTCTTCACCGTAAACAACGTATTCAATTGGAACACTAA
- a CDS encoding aminotransferase class V-fold PLP-dependent enzyme, whose protein sequence is MTYFYRMARTKQDEEQIHRLNYATFVEEIPQHRPNDTRQLTDQFHHENTYLLCMKDSKVIGMIAVRSTRPFSLDKKIGPVEDKLSDPPRYPVEIRLLSIEAQYRTGRPFLGMLQALVNWCLKEGYDAAVISGTVRELKLYGQLGFVPFAEKTGTAEAGYVPMILTQKTYEDGIAGRIAKQMLNFLPGPTEISENVRKALTLDSVSHRSAAHSRTLESVQNELKLLTKAQYVQVLQGTGTLANDVVAAQLSRLSGKGLILVNGEFGERLCDHASRFGLEYNTLATEWGKPFNSDEIEVLLEDKKVSWVWFVHCETSTGMLNDMELMRELCMERGIRIAIDCASSLGTVPINLKNIDFASSGSGKGLGSFSGLALVFHKQDVQPDGKIPRYLDLGNYTAAKGIPYTQSSNLLQALEKAVQRITANPESHFAAIRERSDMLRSAIEQMGYPILAIETDASPGILTIVPKAGESALQLGEDLFLNGYRTHYESKYLRERNWLQLAAMNDMKDIEVKRFLHVLECLTSFNREQMGEMNIYN, encoded by the coding sequence ATGACTTACTTTTACAGAATGGCTAGAACAAAACAAGACGAAGAACAAATACATAGGCTGAATTACGCGACGTTCGTGGAAGAAATTCCTCAACATCGTCCGAACGATACCAGGCAATTGACGGATCAATTCCATCACGAGAATACGTATTTATTATGCATGAAAGATTCCAAAGTTATAGGCATGATTGCTGTACGTTCAACCAGACCGTTTTCTTTAGATAAAAAGATTGGTCCCGTAGAAGATAAACTATCTGATCCTCCACGATATCCAGTAGAAATCAGATTGCTGTCCATAGAAGCACAATATCGTACGGGGCGGCCTTTTCTGGGGATGCTGCAAGCACTCGTGAATTGGTGTTTGAAAGAAGGGTATGATGCTGCGGTCATTTCTGGCACTGTCCGGGAGTTGAAATTATATGGCCAGCTTGGTTTTGTTCCTTTTGCCGAAAAAACCGGAACAGCTGAAGCGGGTTATGTACCAATGATATTGACGCAGAAAACCTATGAAGATGGGATAGCAGGCCGAATTGCAAAACAGATGTTAAATTTCCTCCCCGGACCGACGGAGATTTCAGAAAATGTACGTAAGGCCTTAACTTTAGATTCAGTATCTCATCGATCAGCAGCCCATTCCCGTACACTGGAATCTGTACAAAACGAACTGAAGCTATTGACAAAAGCCCAGTACGTACAAGTGCTGCAAGGAACAGGGACACTTGCCAATGACGTGGTAGCCGCACAACTCAGTCGACTATCTGGTAAGGGACTCATTCTAGTGAATGGAGAATTTGGTGAGCGTCTCTGTGATCATGCTTCCCGATTCGGATTGGAATATAACACCCTGGCAACGGAGTGGGGGAAGCCGTTTAACAGCGATGAAATAGAAGTTTTGTTAGAAGATAAGAAAGTTTCCTGGGTATGGTTTGTTCATTGTGAGACTTCCACAGGCATGCTGAACGATATGGAATTGATGCGTGAACTATGTATGGAGCGGGGTATCCGTATTGCAATCGATTGTGCGAGTTCACTTGGAACTGTTCCTATTAACTTAAAGAACATTGACTTTGCTTCATCAGGCAGCGGAAAAGGTCTGGGCAGTTTTTCAGGATTGGCACTTGTGTTCCATAAACAGGATGTTCAACCCGATGGCAAAATACCGCGTTATCTGGACCTTGGCAATTATACCGCTGCAAAAGGAATACCCTATACACAATCTTCAAACCTTCTTCAAGCTCTGGAGAAGGCGGTTCAACGGATAACAGCCAATCCCGAAAGTCATTTCGCAGCCATTCGTGAACGATCGGACATGCTTCGGTCTGCGATCGAGCAAATGGGCTATCCAATCCTGGCAATCGAAACGGATGCGAGTCCTGGAATTTTAACAATCGTACCAAAAGCGGGCGAATCTGCACTGCAGTTGGGAGAAGATTTATTTTTAAATGGATATCGAACTCATTATGAAAGCAAGTATTTACGTGAACGGAACTGGCTTCAACTTGCTGCGATGAACGATATGAAAGACATTGAAGTGAAACGTTTTTTGCACGTGCTGGAGTGTTTGACATCGTTTAACCGGGAACAAATGGGGGAAATGAACATATATAACTAA
- a CDS encoding VOC family protein: protein MKGDVMAMIPIIKGIDHVQLAAPEGSEEEARLFYGELLGMQEIEKPENLKARGGCWFLCGSQEIHIGIQQDFIPSKKAHPGFMVEHLSVLRRQLENAAYPISEEPPIAGRARFFTNDPFGNRIEFLEYA, encoded by the coding sequence ATGAAAGGAGATGTGATGGCGATGATCCCGATAATTAAAGGGATTGACCATGTGCAACTTGCAGCACCTGAAGGTTCTGAAGAAGAAGCTCGTTTGTTTTATGGAGAGCTGCTGGGTATGCAGGAAATTGAGAAACCTGAAAATTTGAAAGCACGGGGCGGCTGCTGGTTCCTCTGCGGCTCACAAGAAATTCATATTGGGATTCAGCAAGACTTCATCCCGTCTAAGAAAGCACATCCCGGTTTTATGGTTGAACACCTTTCCGTATTGAGACGCCAATTGGAAAATGCAGCATATCCGATCAGTGAAGAGCCTCCTATTGCAGGACGTGCCCGCTTTTTCACTAACGATCCATTTGGAAATCGGATTGAATTCCTTGAATACGCGTGA
- a CDS encoding phosphatase PAP2 family protein has product MRELSGRLITALVSCLVLAAVFGYVASSIGNGSIVQFDTPIINFVQGAEAPWLTNVMKLFTFIGSTKAVLAISLITLGLLLYFRQKAQTILFLIVISGTAALNLVLKLFFQRARPDLNRLIEISGYSFPSGHTMMATSLYIILAFILWRNAKNSGRILYVIASFSMIFMICVSRIYLGVHYPSDIAGGISASTFWLLLATSVYTIYMNKKQAGSHSVR; this is encoded by the coding sequence ATGCGTGAATTATCAGGTCGATTGATAACGGCCCTCGTTTCCTGTCTCGTTCTTGCTGCTGTTTTTGGATATGTTGCTTCCTCCATTGGAAATGGAAGCATTGTTCAGTTTGATACACCGATTATTAACTTCGTTCAAGGTGCAGAAGCCCCTTGGCTCACCAATGTCATGAAACTATTTACTTTCATCGGCTCGACGAAAGCCGTTCTGGCGATTTCCCTAATCACGCTGGGTTTATTATTATACTTTCGACAAAAGGCACAAACAATCCTGTTTCTTATTGTGATTAGTGGTACCGCTGCACTCAATTTAGTGTTGAAGTTATTCTTCCAGCGGGCACGTCCGGATTTGAACCGGCTAATCGAAATCAGTGGTTACTCGTTTCCTAGCGGACATACGATGATGGCGACTAGTTTGTACATCATTCTTGCATTCATTTTATGGAGAAATGCAAAAAACTCCGGCCGTATTCTCTATGTAATTGCTTCATTTTCCATGATTTTCATGATTTGTGTAAGCCGCATCTATCTTGGTGTACATTATCCAAGCGATATTGCGGGTGGAATATCCGCAAGCACATTTTGGTTGCTCCTTGCAACAAGTGTCTACACGATTTACATGAACAAAAAACAAGCTGGATCTCATTCCGTTCGCTGA